tacatacatacacacatacatacatacatacatacatacatacatacatgtgtgtgtccGTGCATGCACACAAGTTGTTGGCATAAGGTATAGCTTGGGAGGGGTCTAATATGTATttttacttgtacaaaacaTGCTTTATAATACGGAAGATTTCATGACAAGGCGTCTAGCAATTCAGCCCCTGTAGAAGTACCACAGATTTATGAGAAACACCCGGCCACATTGTCAAAGCTTACCTGTAACGCCTGGTGTACGGCTAATAGTCCTAGAACCGGACAGCAGAATATTGTCACGAAGATGGAGCAGTACAGATAGTCTTTTGGCGGTGGTTCAACAGGTGGTAATTTACCCGTCTTCAGTTTAGTTAGCTGTAAGTCAAAATTAAACAAGTATTTGTAATGCTTAGTGTCTCCACAATAGTATCACTTCAATAGAATTATCGACGTCTTGCTAGTATGAATTAAAATACGATTactaataaatacatgcatacatacatacatacatacatacatacatacatacatacatacatacatacatacattgcatgcCACACCAGTATATATATGACCACTGAAACACAAAAGATTACACTACACATTATTATACATACCACTGCAATTGCTCTTGGGTTGATGCTCTCAACAGCACCGTTTTGCTGTCCTATCTGTTGAGTTGCATCACCGCTGGGGGCACTCAACTGTCCACCTTTACCCAGATACACATTCACGGTTTCTGAAGGTTGGCCTGTGGGAAGGGTTGTGTCTTGTGGTATAACAAGAACTGGGAATTCCGACTGGTTAGCTGCAGTACTAGTGTTGTCAATTACTCCTTCTTCCTGTAGCTTTTTATACTCTACTGTATATTCTATAGATGTGTCATCACCGATGTACTCAAGACCTGTGTTGTCTTTTCCTTCAGGTTCTTTCTCGTCGTCAAATTTCTTATATGACTTACTTTTTGGGTTCAGTATTGACGCCATGACTGCGTACAGTGTattgtaaatgttttatttcaaatgtaaattctGTAAGTCTAAATCACGCATGCGTCATTTTCCGTTCAACTTTCTTCAACGTGATTACAGATATGATTCTCGTCGTTTCGTGTCACAATAATGACTTCTACTCGTCCATCTGAAATTTAATAAAGtatgataatataatattataaagcGACAAATTACTTATAATCATTCTGTATTGATGGTGTTACTTGGGTTAGCAAACTAATTcgatgtatatcacaaagaaaaATGCAAAACAGGAAACATTATTGATTCATTATACTGATGAAGTCTAGGTTTAggtaaatattaacaataaaaCTCTTTGTTATGTAGTTTGACATGATGGTATTCCTATCTAATCCGCACGGCTCTATTGATTACATAGCAAAAATACAAGAACCCGGGATTGAATGATGGGCCTTTAAAGGCAGGGTGGCAACATCAAATTACATCATCCATATAATTATTACGTGCGCTCTCCTTTAAAGCACAATTTAGGTCAGCACAAACCAATaacaacacaaataaaatatcaaagtaatgacAAATATACACAGTGTATTTTAATTCTTACAATGATTGTTTGATGAGGATTTCCAGTTTTTAGTCTAGTAA
The Glandiceps talaboti chromosome 6, keGlaTala1.1, whole genome shotgun sequence genome window above contains:
- the LOC144436441 gene encoding uncharacterized protein LOC144436441, whose protein sequence is MASILNPKSKSYKKFDDEKEPEGKDNTGLEYIGDDTSIEYTVEYKKLQEEGVIDNTSTAANQSEFPVLVIPQDTTLPTGQPSETVNVYLGKGGQLSAPSGDATQQIGQQNGAVESINPRAIAVLTKLKTGKLPPVEPPPKDYLYCSIFVTIFCCPVLGLLAVHQALQSRRAAAKGYKTRVRESSRMSWKFAKIGFLIGLLLQIILIFALFEALA